Proteins encoded together in one Vigna angularis cultivar LongXiaoDou No.4 chromosome 5, ASM1680809v1, whole genome shotgun sequence window:
- the LOC108340527 gene encoding ABSCISIC ACID-INSENSITIVE 5-like protein 2 isoform X2, whose amino-acid sequence MGTQTMGSQGGDKDSNGKQSQVQPLVRQNSMYSLTLDEVQNQLGDLGKPLTSMNLDELLKNVWTVEAGQTAGMDNESAAQAGQAALQRQASLSLTGALSKKTVDEVWRDIQQNKAIEEKRFRDEKQPTLGEMTLEDFLVKAGVVTETSSNPKNAGTVSTPVPVPVPVPVPVPMDSNVAVAPQFPSQGQWIQYPPVQYQHPQQSLMQIYMPGQGMAQPIHMGPGASLDVSFADGQVAMPSPMMATMSDSHTPGRKRTTPEDMMEKTVERRQKRMIKNRESAARSRARKQVLFHVMHTQMNWRIKSPV is encoded by the exons ATGGGGACTCAAACGATGGGATCTCAAGGTGGTGATAAAGACAGTAATGGAAAACAGTCACAAGTCCAGCCCCTGGTGCGGCAAAACTCAATGTACAGTCTCACACTGGATGAGGTTCAGAATCAATTGGGTGATCTAGGGAAGCCGCTTACTAGTATGAACCTTGATGAGCTTCTGAAAAATGTGTGGACTGTTGAGGCGGGCCAGACAGCTGGTATGGACAATGAAAGCGCGGCACAAGCTGGTCAAGCTGCTCTGCAGCGTCAGGCTAGTCTGTCACTGACTGGTGCACTGAGCAAGAAGACGGTGGACGAGGTTTGGAGAGATATTCAACAAAACAAAGCCATTGAGGAGAAGAGGTTCCGTGACGAAAAACAGCCTACTTTGGGAGAAATGACATTGGAGGACTTCTTGGTGAAAGCAGGAGTTGTTACAGAAACATCTTCTAACCCAAAGAATGCTGGTACTGTATCCACACCGGTACCAGTACCAGTGCCAGTACCAGTGCCAGTACCGATGGATTCAAACGTGGCAGTAGCACCACAGTTTCCTTCACAAGGACAGTGGATACAATATCCACCAGTGCAATATCAGCATCCACAGCAAAGTTTGATGCAGATTTATATGCCTGGTCAGGGTATGGCACAACCAATACACATGGGGCCTGGAGCTTCATTGGATGTTTCGTTTGCAGATGGCCAGGTTGCAATGCCGTCTCCTATGATGGCAACAATGTCGGATTCACATACTCCTGGAAGAAAAAGGACCACTCCTGAGGACATGATGGAGAAAACTGTTGAGAGGAGACAGAAAAGGATGATAAAAAATCGTGAATCTGCTGCTCGTTCAAGAGCAAGGAAACAGGTGCTCTTTCATGTTAT GCATACACAAATGAATTGGAGAATAAAGTCTCCCGTCtag
- the LOC108340527 gene encoding ABSCISIC ACID-INSENSITIVE 5-like protein 2 isoform X1 encodes MGTQTMGSQGGDKDSNGKQSQVQPLVRQNSMYSLTLDEVQNQLGDLGKPLTSMNLDELLKNVWTVEAGQTAGMDNESAAQAGQAALQRQASLSLTGALSKKTVDEVWRDIQQNKAIEEKRFRDEKQPTLGEMTLEDFLVKAGVVTETSSNPKNAGTVSTPVPVPVPVPVPVPMDSNVAVAPQFPSQGQWIQYPPVQYQHPQQSLMQIYMPGQGMAQPIHMGPGASLDVSFADGQVAMPSPMMATMSDSHTPGRKRTTPEDMMEKTVERRQKRMIKNRESAARSRARKQAYTNELENKVSRLEEENEMLRKRQEIEKMLPSTPPPEPKYQLRRIGSAPF; translated from the exons ATGGGGACTCAAACGATGGGATCTCAAGGTGGTGATAAAGACAGTAATGGAAAACAGTCACAAGTCCAGCCCCTGGTGCGGCAAAACTCAATGTACAGTCTCACACTGGATGAGGTTCAGAATCAATTGGGTGATCTAGGGAAGCCGCTTACTAGTATGAACCTTGATGAGCTTCTGAAAAATGTGTGGACTGTTGAGGCGGGCCAGACAGCTGGTATGGACAATGAAAGCGCGGCACAAGCTGGTCAAGCTGCTCTGCAGCGTCAGGCTAGTCTGTCACTGACTGGTGCACTGAGCAAGAAGACGGTGGACGAGGTTTGGAGAGATATTCAACAAAACAAAGCCATTGAGGAGAAGAGGTTCCGTGACGAAAAACAGCCTACTTTGGGAGAAATGACATTGGAGGACTTCTTGGTGAAAGCAGGAGTTGTTACAGAAACATCTTCTAACCCAAAGAATGCTGGTACTGTATCCACACCGGTACCAGTACCAGTGCCAGTACCAGTGCCAGTACCGATGGATTCAAACGTGGCAGTAGCACCACAGTTTCCTTCACAAGGACAGTGGATACAATATCCACCAGTGCAATATCAGCATCCACAGCAAAGTTTGATGCAGATTTATATGCCTGGTCAGGGTATGGCACAACCAATACACATGGGGCCTGGAGCTTCATTGGATGTTTCGTTTGCAGATGGCCAGGTTGCAATGCCGTCTCCTATGATGGCAACAATGTCGGATTCACATACTCCTGGAAGAAAAAGGACCACTCCTGAGGACATGATGGAGAAAACTGTTGAGAGGAGACAGAAAAGGATGATAAAAAATCGTGAATCTGCTGCTCGTTCAAGAGCAAGGAAACAG GCATACACAAATGAATTGGAGAATAAAGTCTCCCGTCtagaagaggaaaatgaaatGCTGAGGAAACGACAG GAGATAGAGAAGATGTTGCCAAGTACACCACCTCCTGAGCCTAAGTATCAACTTCGCCGAATAGGATCAGCTCCTTTCTGA